One window from the genome of Dehalococcoidia bacterium encodes:
- a CDS encoding rubrerythrin family protein: protein MTTKKTLKDTKTHQNLKDAFAGESQANRRYNYFARVADIEGHPDIAGVFRDTAEGETGHAFGHMDFLKEVGDPATGVPVGDSEKNLKSAIEGETYEYTQMYPGMAKTARDEGFTEIAAWMETLARAERSHAGRFTKALDALKAGQA, encoded by the coding sequence ATGACCACCAAGAAGACCCTGAAAGACACAAAGACCCATCAGAACCTCAAGGACGCCTTCGCGGGCGAGTCCCAGGCCAACCGCCGATACAACTATTTCGCCCGCGTCGCCGACATCGAGGGGCACCCGGACATCGCCGGCGTGTTCCGCGACACGGCGGAGGGCGAGACCGGCCACGCCTTCGGGCACATGGACTTTCTCAAGGAAGTCGGCGATCCCGCCACCGGCGTGCCAGTGGGCGACTCGGAGAAGAACTTGAAGTCCGCCATCGAGGGCGAGACCTACGAGTACACACAGATGTACCCGGGCATGGCCAAGACCGCGCGGGACGAGGGTTTCACGGAGATCGCCGCGTGGATGGAGACGCTGGCCCGCGCTGAGCGCTCCCACGCCGGCCGCTTCACCAAGGCCCTGGACGCGCTGAAGGCGGGACAAGCCTAG
- a CDS encoding transcriptional repressor — translation MAETLQRKIILEELRRFRRHYSAMDVYERVKRRIPQISFATVYRNLKLLREKGMVLELTLGKEASLWDGLAEPHYHFTCKSCGEVSDMPVEYDSAWERTIARKAGFAITGHRAEFYGYCDKCKDKASVAEQRGARPRGRTRKGHANGHRA, via the coding sequence ATGGCTGAGACCCTGCAGCGGAAAATAATCCTGGAGGAGCTGCGCCGCTTCCGTCGCCACTACAGCGCAATGGATGTGTACGAGCGCGTCAAACGGCGCATCCCACAGATCTCCTTCGCCACGGTCTACCGCAACCTCAAGCTCCTGCGAGAGAAGGGCATGGTCCTGGAGCTTACCCTGGGGAAGGAGGCTTCCCTGTGGGACGGGCTGGCGGAGCCGCACTATCACTTCACCTGCAAGTCCTGCGGTGAAGTCTCCGACATGCCTGTGGAGTACGACAGCGCATGGGAGCGGACGATAGCCAGAAAGGCTGGTTTCGCCATCACGGGACACCGTGCGGAGTTCTACGGGTACTGCGACAAGTGCAAGGACAAGGCTTCCGTCGCGGAGCAGCGCGGCGCGCGCCCTCGCGGGCGCACGCGCAAGGGGCATGCAAACGGGCATCGCGCCTAG